The proteins below are encoded in one region of Epinephelus lanceolatus isolate andai-2023 chromosome 7, ASM4190304v1, whole genome shotgun sequence:
- the LOC144463831 gene encoding uncharacterized protein LOC144463831 has translation MKTVLYLLLMLRVGRCTVEQIFETKTVGVGADVTLTCPRKSSGSIFWMRLVSGDIPKVLGKTFSFERDPRITATEKPGKFVLHIKNTRQSDTAVYLCVKIHQQTFTLLKGADLKVGAPEPAITAAPPSDPVCPGDSVTQCSALSDSENKTCVCCLRAGLLQCLPSLNCSQENSAEEHEKNLEGCLYRFLKNVSSSDAGTYNCAVATCEERLSGNRSELNTEDTMWDSQRNQIVVSLLCAALAISLIVIAFLIYSVKKLKKESCGCCNASVALQTNAAAASGDQQIQQTDEDSLVYSAPIFTRRQASKEGTRDGKPEEEESIYTDVRALELD, from the exons ATGAAGACTGTGCTTTATCTACTGCTGATGCTCAGAGTGGGAC GTTGCACAGTAGAGCAGATCTTTGAGACAAAGACTGTTGGTGTTGGAGCTGATGTGACACTGACTTGTCCCCGCAAGTCTTCGGGAAGCATCTTTTGGATGAGGCTTGTTTCTGGAGACATTCCTAAAGTATTAGGAAAAACTTTCAGCTTTGAGAGAGATCCTCGAATCACAGCCACGGAAAAGCctggaaaatttgtcctgcatATTAAAAACACAAGGCAAAGTGATACAGCAGTTTacctctgtgtaaaaatacaccaaCAAACCTTCACACTTTTGAAAGGAGCAGACCTGAAAGTTGGAG CACCAGAGCCTGCAATAACTGCAGCCCCTCCATCTGATCCAGTCTGTCCAGGAGACTCAGTGACCCAGTGTTCAGCCCTCTCTGACTCTGAGAACAAGacgtgtgtgtgctgtttaAGAGCCGGATTACTTCAGTGTCTCCCAAGTTTGAACTGTTCTCAAGAAAACAGTGCTGAGGAACATGAAAAGAACCTTGAAGGATGTTTGTACCGCTTCCTCAAGAACGTGAGCTCCTCTGATGCTGGGACTTATAACTGTGCTGTGGCCACATGTGAGGAGAGATTATCTGGAAACAGATCAGAACTCAACACTGAAG ACACCATGTGGGACTCACAGAGGAACCAAATAGTCGTCTCTCTGTTGTGTGCTGCTTTGGCTATCAGTCTGATTGTCATAGCCTTTCTCATTTACTCAGTCAAGAAACTCAAGAAAGAATCTTGTGGTTGTTGCAACG CTTCTGTTGCTCTGCAAACAAATGCTGCAGCAGCCAGTGGTGATCAGCAAATTCAACAG ACAGATGAGGACTCATTGGTTTATTCTGCACCAATCTTCACCAGGAGGCAAGCTAGTAaagaagggacaagggatggaaaaccagaggaggaggagagtatCTACACTGATGTCAGGGCTCTGGAGCTGGATTAA
- the LOC117250584 gene encoding signal-regulatory protein beta-2-like, giving the protein MKMVIIFYLLLMLRVGRCTDDRVFEMTTVEVGDNVTLNCTRQTSEYDDTLFWIRLVSGKQPEFLGGTYAFDYEGVNKTPHITAKQEPGSFILHIHETKLSDTGLYYCLKVNLLDMTFSKSTLLRVKGPEPDITAVTQDFASDPVRPGDSVTLQCSVLSDSEKKTCSEEHRVYWFRATSDESHPSFIYAQVNSSDGCEKSPEAHSPQKCIYSFSKDVSSSDAGTYYCAVATCGEILFGNGAKLEELNMWDLQKANTLLFLLIAALALSLTVIAFLIYTIKKKTCYHCNAAVTLQTNAASQSLAYSAPIFTKRKPGQADRRNVRAAEGERPYTDVRT; this is encoded by the exons ATGAAAATGGTGATCATATTTTATTTGCTGCTGATGCTCAGAGTGGGAC GATGCACAGACGATCGCGTCTTTGAAATGACAACTGTTGAAGTTGGAGATAATGTGACTTTGAATTGTACTCGCCAGACATCTGAGTACGATGATACCCTCTTTTGGATCAGGCTTGTTTCTGGAAAACAACCTGAGTTCTTGGGAGGAACATATGCCTTTGATTATGAAGGTGTTAACAAGACTCCTCACATTACAGCAAAACAAGAGCCTGGATCATTTATTCTGCATATTCATGAGACAAAGCTGAGTGATACTGGACTTTACTACTGTTTAAAAGTAAATCTACTGGACATGACATTTTCCAAATCAACACTTCTGAGAGTTAAAG GACCAGAACCTGATATCACTGCCGTCACTCAAGACTTTGCATCTGATCCAGTCCGTCCAGGAGACTCAGTGACTCTGCAGTGTTCAGTCCTCTCTGACTCTGAGAAGAAAACATGTTCAGAAGAACACAGAGTTTATTGGTTCAGAGCCACATCAGATGAATCTCATCCCAGTTTCATTTATGCCCAAGTAAACAGTAGTGATGGATGTGAGAAGAGTCCTGAAGCTCACTCTCCACAGAAATGTATCTACAGCTTCTCTAAGGACGTCAGCTCCTCTGATGCCGGGACTTATTACTGTGCTGTGGCCACATGTGGAGAGATATTATTTGGAAATGGAGCAAAACTTGAAG AGCTCAACATGTGGGATCTGCAGAAGGCCAACACACTTCTGTTTCTGTTAATTGCGGCTTTGGCTTTAAGTCTGACTGTTATTGCCTTCCTGATTTATACCATCAAGAAGAAAACTTGTTATCATTGCAATG CTGCCGTCACTCTGCAAACAAATGCTGCAAGTCAGTCATTGGCTTATTCTGCACCGATCTTCACCAAGAGGAAACCTGGCCAAGCAGACAGAAGGAATGtaagagcagcagagggagagaggcctTACACTGATGTCAGGACTTAA
- the LOC117260854 gene encoding uncharacterized protein LOC117260854 encodes MKMVIIFYLLLMLRVGRCTDDHVFETTTVEVGDDVTLNCTRQTSEYDDTLFWIRLVSGKQPEFLGGTYAFDYEDVNKTPHITAKQEPGSFILHIHETKLSDTGLYYCLKVNLLDMTFSKSTLLRVKGPEPDITAVTQDFPSDPVRPGDSVTLQCSVLSDSEKKTCSEEHRVYWFRAASDESHPNLIYSHGDSDGCEKSPEAGSSQKCIYSFSKNISSDAGTYYCAVATCGEILFGNGAKVDIQELNMWDLQKANILLFLLFAALALSLTVIAFLIYTIKKKSCYCNAAVTLQTNAASQQRDEDSLAYSTPTFTKRKTGRADRRNVKAAEGEATYADVRTLVKN; translated from the exons ATGAAAATGGTGATCATATTTTATTTGCTGCTGATGCTCAGAGTGGGAC GATGCACAGACGATCACGTCTTTGAAACGACAACTGTTGAAGTTGGAGATGATGTGACTTTAAATTGTACTCGCCAGACATCTGAGTACGATGATACCCTCTTTTGGATCAGGCTTGTTTCTGGAAAACAACCTGAATTCTTGGGAGGAACATATGCCTTTGATTATGAAGATGTTAACAAGACTCCTCACATTACAGCAAAACAAGAGCCTGGATCATTTATTCTGCATATTCATGAGACAAAGCTGAGTGATACTGGACTTTACTACTGTTTAAAAGTAAATCTACTGGACATGACATTTTCCAAATCAACACTTCTGAGAGTTAAAG GACCAGAACCTGATATCACTGCCGTCACTCAAGACTTTCCATCTGATCCAGTCCGTCCAGGAGACTCAGTGACTCTGCAGTGTTCAGTCCTCTCTGACTCTGAGAAGAAAACATGTTCAGAAGAACACAGAGTTTATTGGTTCAGAGCCGCATCAGATGAATCTCATCCAAATTTGATTTACAGTCATGGAGACAGTGATGGATGTGAGAAGAGTCCTGAAGCTGGATCTTCACAGAAATGTATCTACAGCTTCTCTAAGAACATCAGCTCTGATGCCGGGACTTATTACTGTGCTGTGGCCACATGTGGGGAGATATTATTTGGAAATGGAGCAAAAGTGGACATTCAAG AGCTCAACATGTGGGATCTGCAGAAGGCCAACATACTTCTGTTTCTGTTATTTGCTGCTTTGGCTTTAAGTCTGACTGTTATTGCCTTCCTGATTTATACCATCAAGAAGAAAAGTTGTTATTGCAATG CTGCCGTCACTCTGCAAACAAATGCTGCAAGTCAGCAG AGAGACGAGGACTCGTTGGCTTATTCTACACCGACCTTCACCAAGAGGAAAACTGGCCGAGCAGACAGAAGGAATGTAaaagcagcagagggagaggcGACCTACGCTGATGTCAGGACCTTAGTGAAAAATTAA